In Aedes albopictus strain Foshan chromosome 3, AalbF5, whole genome shotgun sequence, the following are encoded in one genomic region:
- the LOC109421319 gene encoding pseudouridylate synthase TRUB2, mitochondrial — MSLVKIKDAPTVWNYLNGVVNVYKPAGLTVQQVRHTIIGNLCRDLNQLKVRPPLQRIAIESGSNSKYLVRRKEDLSDNVLVVGPRYQTEDIRMRMSANHGRLTSGVLVVGINQGLSMAYRIQQNRPLRVYRVTAFLGKATETHFGDSRVIGRATVEHIGSEKINRLLASLQASHQKKMFELCGVDMQSQAAYDLAVKGTIRPADKSQPMIYGIRLVEFRRPFFTIEMHAINETEAYIGNLVHEIGLNLKSVAHCVGIRCIRHGHFELKDALLRKDWNLQCFLNSMAQTNQLLKQHPEMTQQVNSELVDLEDNDSSNLGSHQEQSEKE; from the exons ATGTCGCTGGTTAAGATCAAGGATGCTCCTACTGTTTGGAATTATTTGAACGGCGTAGTCAATGTGTACAAGCCAGCAGGTCTTACGGTTCAGCAGGTACGCCATACCATCATCGGCAATTTGTGCAGAG ATCTCAACCAGCTGAAAGTGCGACCACCGCTGCAGCGGATTGCCATCGAAAGCGGATCCAATTCCAAGTACCTCGTTCGCAGAAAGGAAGACCTATCGGACAATGTCCTAGTTGTGGGACCCCGCTATCAAACGGAGGACATCCGAATGCGGATGAGCGCCAACCATGGACGGTTGACGAGCGGTGTACTAG TTGTTGGTATCAACCAGGGGCTTTCGATGGCCTACCGGATACAGCAGAATCGTCCCCTGCGGGTGTATCGCGTGACAGCCTTCCTGGGCAAGGCCACCGAAACGCACTTCGGCGATTCGAGAGTCATTGGACGGGCAACGGTGGAGCACATAGGAAGCGAGAAAATCAATCGGCTTTTGGCCTCGCTGCAGGCGTCCCATCAGAAAAAGATGTTCGAACTCTGCGGGGTGGACATGCAATCGCAGGCCGCTTACGATTTGGCCGTGAAGGGTACGATTCGACCGGCGGACAAGTCGCAACCGATGATCTACGGGATTCGGTTGGTGGAGTTTAGGAGACCGTTTTTCACCATCG aaatgcacgCCATCAACGAAACGGAAGCCTACATAGGTAATTTAGTTCATGAAATTGGCTTGAATCTAAAATCCGTGGCCCACTGTGTCGGTATTCGATGCATCCGGCATGGACATTTTGAGCTCAAAGATGCCTTGCTTCGAAAAGACTGGAACCTACAGTGTTTCCTGAACAGTATGGCCCAGACCAATCAACTTCTCAAACAACACCCGGAAATGACACAGCAAGTCAATTCAGAACTGGTTGATCTTGAGGACAACGATTCAAGCAATCTTGGTTCCCACCAGGAACAAAGCGAAAAAGAATAA